TAGGCCTCTAAACCATTCATCACAGTAACACACGAAAAAGTAGTCCAGATAACCCAAACGTTGGTAATCACCGACAAAATGTTGAAATAGAGACTAATCACTAAACACATAAAGCCATTTATATTGTATTGTTGTTTTCACAGCTATAATTGAATCCACACGGGAGGAGTAGCATTTTAATATGTAAATTAATTTAAGTGACAAAAATATTCGTCTGAGACAAACatggcgaatacgtgaatagatttATTAATTTATACTAAGTAAAGTTTTATAAAAAAATGGGTGGGGGGGTAATTTGAATTCATACCTCAATTATTTAGGATACAAGGTGTTTGAGAATGCATAGTCTACTTACGGACTGGTGGTAAGGAGAGGGGAGTttctgtggtagtggtagtggtggtggtagtggtagtggtggtaggaggCGCTGGAGAAGTTCGGGTAGGCTGCTGATCCTCGTCAGGAGCTCTGAGGTCTTGGTCGCCAGCGTCGGGTTGCTCAGTAGTGGTGTTGGGCGAGCCAGTAGGCTTGGGGGCGAAGATCGACACACTCTGCCACCATGAGGAGAGGCCGCTCACCAGGTCGTTGACGGGGTTGTTGTAGTCACCTTCAGGTGAATCGTAGTCCTCGTAATCCAAGTCGAGGATGGGTTCAGTGGTGGCAATGGtggatgtgttggtggtggatgtgttggtggtggatgtaATGTTGGTGATGCTCGGGGTCtcgttctcctcttcctcctgtagGTCTGTAACACATAACTATCAGAGACTCAAAGAGTACTTACATGTCCACTGAGGATGTCTCTTAACCTTGATTATGGTGGTTTAGTCGgtatttagtaaacagtttacaagctccAAAGTGCTACGTTATTTATATTACGTTGACTGTTAATTTATATTTGCAATATCCAATGTACCTTTTAGTCTCAGTTTTAAGTATGATTTAATTAATAGCATGGCTACACTGCCATCTTAATTTTGttaaatataatacatatatggtgctatactaggcctagcaaTATTTAAGTTTGCAGGTTTTTACCTTTAATTTTTCCGGGGTCTATAAAGGGAATAGTACCAAATACgactatctaattgtccattacgtcaatatatgtacgatgcttcacatagttacaaaagtactatctaaacaggatgaTGGGTACATAAAAACATGTATTCTCAGAGCCTCAAGGTCTGAGAATTTGTTTAATATACTGTGCTGACGTAGCAAGCCTttaatataatatatgaaaaatacATTTACGGATTTAAATGTTACTAAAGATTGTTTTACGTCATTTTTAACAACTTGGTGACGAGTTAACGAAGCCTGATTTGTTAATGAGGCCTTTTTTGATTAGTAGTAGATGTAGGTTTTTCGCAAAAAAAATGCTAACTCGTTCGAGTCTGCCGAAAGGAGTTGTACATCGAATGACTTGATTTACTACAAGTTAGCCTTAGAGCACAGatttatttaaaacaaaataaatGCACATTTATAGGCTAATTAGGCAGTTGGGATAGTTATGAGTGTAGAGGTGAGTGTATTGTATTACACGTGGACAGGTCGGTCAGTCAAGCGTTGTCTGTCATAGTGGGAGGACTTGTCTTCGTGTTACCCCGCGCATAGAAATGGTTTCAGAAGTGCGCGTAGAGGATTATAGTCTCTTATCAACGTCACGCTACCAATCATCCCACTGCTAATTTGTACAGGTAATGTGCAAAGTCGAATAGTGTAGCCTAGTTCATTTATGTGACTGCTGGGTGGAGGTTAACACCATTAGTGAATACAAAAAGGTAAGTCAGGCTTTTATCTGTGTTCCTCTACTGATCAATTTTTGTTTGATTATGAATTGGTCGTCATTTATCGGTATAGCTTATTATTCACCGTTTACAACGCTTGTAATGTAAGTCAATGCAGTTACTATACGATTTGTTGTCAATATCATATCAAGAAAAGGTCATCAGTCTTACCGTCATTTACATACAAAAGTAAAGTTCAAAAGACGGACAgggggtatgtatgtatgtatgtatgtatgtatgtatgtatgtatgtatgtatgtatgtatgtatgtatgtatgtatgtatgtatgtatgtatgtatgtatgtatatatgtatatagtaccAAACTCTGGGTCTGGTACTCGCCATGACACTGGCTTTGGTTCTGACTGGTCACTGGCCACGGCACTAACTATGGGACAATAAAGCTAAATCAACATAAAACTGGAACTTATAAAATACCTATATCTTCGTCCTTGTGGTACAAGTCTTCGGGAACCGTGGCGTTGGCCGGGGTGTGGTCCTCGGGTggggccaccactaccacaccaccaccgccggCCTGACAGCTGTCATGCACCTGCTTCTTCAGCTCACGAATCTCACCGCTAAGCATCACCAACAGCCCCTTCATGGCGACCAGCACCTCTGTCATGGCGCAGAGGTTCTTGTCTGAAGCGGTGTCGACCGTGGTTGGCTCTATGGCAACCACGGTCCAACACACGACCATGCAAAAGGCAATTTTCCTCGTGAAAGCAGCCATCGCCCAGGAGCTGGATCTTGATTATATGAAGTATCGTATTTTTTGTCTgttgctggagagagagagagaggggggtggggaagggggggctcTGGTAAATATTGAGGATTTATTAACAATAAATGAATTTAAGATTTGATCAGATATTCTATAATGCTTGGCTATTACAAAGTTATAAGTTACATAACTAAACTTTAACATGATAATGAACCAAAATAAATGTTTAGTTatgaacaaaaaataaaaacattaaaTTCACCACAAAATCTGATTAAATTTTTCAAACGCTAACATTTGCTGAAGTCAGCGGAAAGCCTATCATGGAGGCCTATATCTATTTCGTTTAATAAAATCTACCACACGTATTTTGCAGCTACTATATACTGCTACTGTATACTAACATATATTATCTGCATGGATAGTCCCTAGTAGGCCTACACTCAGGAAAACCAGTAAAGTGTAACTGTTATATTGAAAACAATTATTGGAAAACGTGAGACTTATTTGACTATGACTAAAGATCTAGACGAAAAATTAGTATACCCGGGATGTTTATATTATAAGAATATTTATTATGTATCAGAAGAGCAGCATAATATTATATTACTATTACAAAATAATTGAGGCtctgattacattttttacagtgggtatatatatatatttttttataatatagtACCATTTAATTAGATGAGAATGATGCTGTTGTATTGGATAACAgcgtttgaaaagtgtatatataCACGCAGAGGTTTACCTTGCTTCTTGATATATATGCACCGAGTGTTTATGTCCTGGACTTTGTTCAGAACTAAAGTATACTcgctggttggttagttaggttttgCGTTGGCCTTAAGCCCAATATCAAACCAAACTATGCTTatgcaacctgttctcttacaaagaacgtcgcatttcgatcgtatgcgttacataaggccaaaaatggtcttacttgaaaatggaagcgggtcgtgaaagtgatgtactgtctcgttttctgttgtgggtcctctggttggttaggagaggacactttaaattgaccgttttcttgacgttgtgaaaccttaggaggacgggctgacttaTGAATGCTGGTGTTAAatttatgattatatatatatatatatatatatatatatatatatatatatatatatatatatatatatatatatatatatatatatatatatatatatatgcatacatatatgcctctgtaacctttccaCCCCAACTCACAGGATGGGAATATACGGTTGTATAATACATAAACACATTTAAAGCTGCTCAGAGTGAATAGGAAATAAATTCAGACTGTGAGGAAATAGGATTAATAGGCCTTACCGGAAAGATGATCTTACAGTGTACGCGCTAGCTTGACTGGCGCCCCGCCAGTGTTCCTACTCCAACGCCCCAAACCCTCTGGATATGACGGCACTGATGTTAGGGAAACTTTCTCGGATTACAAGCGGCTACACAAGACAATGATGTACGCGTGTAGGGTACAGTTTCTGAACCCATTATGCGACTAACTTTTTttcccactaccgctcacagaatgggtatatggggtccactaactcacaggatgggtatgtggggttcactaactcacaggatgggtatgtggggttCACTactacacacaggatgggtatatggggtccactaactcacaggatgggtatgtggggttCACTactacacacaggatgggtatatggggttcactaactcacaggatgggtatggagttcaTACTAAATGACTCAACAGACGCGTATAGTATTACTTTTAGGAACGAGTTTGTCCATATTTATATGCCATGAACTCGATACGATATACCATATGGGGATATATGTGAACAATAtaaatacatttgtctcatttgcaTACATGATACGCACGCTTTTTATACTATAATATTTTCACTAGTAATTGATTGACGGAAGTTGTTGTTTGGACCGATTCACGCGAGAAACTTATTAAACAGTCGGAATTCTCGCCTGCCCTTACCAAAATATGTTTCGAGCAGATGTACCCACCTCTCTCACTGGCGTCTGCCTGCTCACTGGTCTGGGATGAGACAATGGGAATGTGGCTGCACTACGCTGTCCTGTGACGTCGGGCTCTGTCGGATAGGATTTCTTTATACGGTATTCGAACCAAGATGCGCATTAACTTTGGCATTTGTGGAGGTTTCTCGAAATAGAAGGACAAAGTGCATCATAGGAAACTTGTAGCACAATTGGTTTCGTTCTCGATTAAAAATCGGGAATCTTGGATTCAATTCCCgggcgagacagaaatggttgtcaccctctggagggttgttaaggcctgtcaacctctggagggttgttaaggcctgtcaacccctGAAGGGTTGTtaggacctgtcaacccctggagggttgttaaggcctgtcaacctctggagggttgttaaggtctgtcaacctctggagggctgttagggcctgtcaacctctggaggactgTTAGGACCTGTCAACCTTTAGAAGATTGTTTAGCCCATATCAACTTCTGGAAGGTTAAAGTCATCACATTGATTGACTGAACAGCTAGCAAGTACATTTTCGTTTTAAATTGTGTTCAGAACAAAATCactctcagtatatatatatatatatatatatatatatatatatatatatatatatatatatatatatatatatatatagagagagagagagaggcggggtATACCtccctgtagtgtgtgtatgtaagGAGGGAGGAGACTGGCATGGGTGTAACCCTACTCTGAGACCATCCCAACATAGTTTTTACAGAGAAGTTGAGCCGAGGCGACAGATGACGAGACTGGTGGGTAGCCTATGGCCTGGGTAGCCTATTCTAGATATCCTATCCTCTATCTTCCCCTGCTGCGGCATCTAGTCTCTGTATCATGGAATAGGTTTGAAAGTTGAGTAGCTCTCTCGTCAGTTATCTCCACCACACTGACGTTAGCTTGACAAACTGTGAAAAGTCTAAGGATGTATATATTTTAAACTAACTTGCTCATCGATGCTGAAAATTGCTTATCTAAACGCACTTTACGGTTCAGTTTTTGAGTTTCATTAAATGTGCTTCTGTGGACTAGTACACTCACTCATGCACAGGATGGGTTCACTACCTCTCACGGGTTGGGTATGGGTTCACTACCTCTCAggttgggtatgggtccactacctctcacaggttgggtatgggtccactacctctcacaggttgggtatgggtccactacctctcacaggttgggtatgggtccactacctctcacaggttgggtatgggtccactacctctcacaggttgggtatgggttcactacctctcacaggttgggtatggggtccactacctctcacaggttgggtatggggtccactaccactcacgggttgggtatggggtccatactCCATACCCATCCAATGAGTAGTACTGGACTCCATGAAGATCCATTGAGAGCCAAGAGTTATCTGCCAATAGTATTACGTTGGTTTACTTGCTACAGCTCCTGGGACCCGCCTCTCGTATtcgccaggggtcagattcacgaaagcacttatgcaagcCCTTAcgatcgtgtacatctttcctcaatctttgacggctttgcttacatttattaaacagtttacaagcgtgaaaacttcccattcaactgttgttattgttataaacagcctcctggtgcttcggagctcattaataaacaaagccgccaaagattgagaaaagatgtacaggttcgtaagtgtttgcgtaagtgctttcgtgaatctggctccaggtctaGAGTTTCAACTGTCATGGTGGCAGTTCCCCCTTGTATATCAAGCAGAAGTCCTCGAAGCGCAGCATGCAATCATATATTCATTTGTCTTACTGCTGTAGTACTAATTAACATGCGTAATTGTGAGACATTAATATTCAtcgatatatttaaaactgtgtttGGAAATATGGTTGTTAATTTATaaaacaaattaccgggtaacataatagcCGTGGGATCGTTGGATTATTTCAAGGGCAGGCCAGACATATAGATGGATGAGCTTGGGTTgatataaattggagctgccttGGCAATAGGCCTCTtgcagtttcctttgttcttatatttttattttattatgtaaTTCTAAAATTCTTGTTGCTTCAGGCTACAGTAAAATTGCTCTCGGGAAGCACTATATAGACAGTCCCAAAACACTGTACTATGATCTGCAAAATTATACAtagctgtatttcttttattacaAGCCTATCAACATCTGGAGTTATTATGGCTACAGACAATGCTAATTGACTGGTCAGCATAAACACCTTATTTTTGAACATGGTTCACAACTAAAGTGAACTTCAGTGCGTATTCACAGTTTTGTATACTTTTCGGTGTATATATTCTTGTGGTTACACTGTAGCCTAATGTGCTGCATTAGATATTAGTTTACTGTTTGTACcgcttgtcagcgcatcttcgggGAATAATGACCTCAGAGTTATAAAGCTTGACTACGTGAGAGACGAGAGTAGGCGGAGTTAGTGTGAGAGTTCCGACTATGAGGCCACGGCACAGTAACAGTATCACAAGCGGCTGTTTGTCATTCATCACGAGAGGAGGGCAGCTCagccgccaccacacacacactgaggaggCCAGAGGGTCCTCAGTGTGACccggggccccccccccctcagtgtgACCCACGGGCCCTCAGTGTGACCCAGAGGGCTCtgtgtgacccgagggccctcagtGTGACCCGGGGGCTCTCCGTTTGACCCGGGGGCCCTCAGTGTGACCCGGGGGGCTCTCCGTTTGACTCGGGGGGCCCACAGCATGATCAGGGATCATCAGCACATCCCAGGATCCTTAGCATAACACCCGGGGCCTCGCCATTACCTTTGTGCGACCCAGGATCATTACTATTATTCCAGAACCTTAATGTGAACCATAGTAGTCAGTGTGGTTCAGGGTCCTCAGTATGACCAGTCATCCCAGGGCCCCAGTTTGTACTCAAGACTCATGGTCCCTATCTGTGTTATATTCACTCACACGTAGTGCTCTTTTCTCTGTTTTGTTCGTATAATTCGGTAGACACGGACTTTTTCCTTAACTTTTTGGTTTATTGGTTGAAATCACCACGTGTCTAAATCAAAGAGAGCGCTTCGGGTTAATGACCTCCCATAGGTCACTGGGCGTAAAGCCCAACAAGGTAGATACAGACTAGGTTACTTTTGTGGATCTGGGTCACCCTAATGATGCTATTCATATTGAGAACTGTGGATAATACTGAGAACTGCACCTTTCAGATGACTTCGGGCCCATGCTTAGGACCCCAAGTCACACCGGCCCCCACAGTTCATACTCTGAACCCTGAGTCACGCTGATGATACcaggacaaaaaaaaaattaaattttgccccgaggggtgagTTTCCCGGGACATACAATACTTAGGACCCCCCAAGCCATATTGAGGATCCTGTGTCACACTTAAGACAGATGTTTTTTTTACACGAGCAAAATTGGACTTTAGCTAGCAAAAAATACAGTTTTGCTATGCAGGCAAAAATGAGTCTTTTGCTATGAACAATAACTTATGATTTGTAACCCTTCCCTGATCATATTTGCCTTGCTTTGCGTATCAGTTTTTGGTCAGGTTCGTCCCACAAAATATACTGTACGTTAATGCTGGAACATAATATTTGTTGGTAAACCTTaggataataaatacaaattatgGTATACATAATACcgaaacggaccgaaacgtcgtcgtcccttcaacttctagtgtgtggtctggtcaactatacATACAGTGTTCACAAAAAAACATTTACATGTTATTTATTCAATGTTATTTAAATTATACATGCCATCATAAAAAATTTGATATGCTTTTTAATATTCACGAGTTATGTCCTTGAAGAAGTTGTCTCAACATTTAGTAGAGGCATTAAATGATGTTTTATTGATCAGTAAAACAATCATTGTTGGATATTATGTACATATCACGGACTCAAAAAGTGATAATTTATTTCATCTGATATAATCCTGAAAAGATAATAATGAGAATTAGGAGATGAAATAATCAGGATATTACCATCACCAAAATCACCACGGGTGTATTCGGCCAATGGTATATGAAGACTCCCAGGAGCCTGGTGTATCCGGCCAGTGGTATATGAAGAGACCCAGGAGCTTGGTGTATCTGGCCAGTGGTATATGAAGACTCCCAGGAGCTTGGTGTATTTGGCCAGTGGTATATAAAGACTCCCAGGAGCTTGGTGTATCTGGCCAGTGATATATGAAGACTCCCAGGAGCTTGGTGTATCTGGCCAGTGGTATATGAAGACTCCCAGGAGCTTGGTGTATCTGGCTAGTGGTATATGAAGACTCCCAAGAGCCTGGTGTATCTGGCTAGTGGTATATGAAGACTCCCAAGAGCCTGGTGTATCTGGCCAGTGATATATGAAGACTCCCAGGAGCCTGGTGTCTCTGGCCAGTGGTATATGAAGACTCCCAGGAGCCTGGTGTATCCAGCCAGTGGTATATGAAGACTCCCAGGAGCCTGGTGTCTGGCCAGTGGTATATGAAGACTCCCAGGAGCCTGGTGTATCCGGCCAGTGGTATATGAAGACTCCCAGGAGCCTGGTGTCTCTGGCCAGTGGTATATGAAGACTCCCAGGAGCCTGGTGTATCCAGCCAGTGGTATATGAAGACTCCCAGGAGCCTGGTGTCTGGCCAGTGGTATATGAAGACTCCCAGGAGCCTGGTGTATCCGGCCAGTGGTATATGAAGACTCCCAGGAGCCTGGTGTATCCGGCCAGTGGTATATGAAGACTCCCAGGAGCCTGGTGTATCTGACTTAAATCAGAGTTGAAGACAACATGGGGGTTATTGACAATCATGTACAGAAACTCCAAGATCAGAACAGAATTTATTTGTAGTTAACATTTTGTCAGGGCTTCTAACAGagatgaccaggacaagtatttaTAAAGGGCAAAAAGTGGGTTGGGGAGGGCTGTGATGTCGTAGATGCAAAAATGCGGTGAAGTCTGAGACGTGAGGGACTCTGCGTAGCAATTTATACATTTTTAAGTATTAATTCAGCAAGAGTTAAAGCAATGTTAATTTTTCATTCATTCTGCAAATGGTGCCATAATATTTGTTGGCTGTGAATTCCCATACAATTTCTCCACAGATTTTCCTACTTTGATGAGTTCAGCATCACTGAAGTGCATGAGGTGTTGCTTCTTAAAAACTATATAgagtagttacaaaattcagcat
This is a stretch of genomic DNA from Procambarus clarkii isolate CNS0578487 chromosome 45, FALCON_Pclarkii_2.0, whole genome shotgun sequence. It encodes these proteins:
- the LOC123769963 gene encoding uncharacterized protein gives rise to the protein MAAFTRKIAFCMVVCWTVVAIEPTTVDTASDKNLCAMTEVLVAMKGLLVMLSGEIRELKKQVHDSCQAGGGGVVVVAPPEDHTPANATVPEDLYHKDEDIDLQEEEENETPSITNITSTTNTSTTNTSTIATTEPILDLDYEDYDSPEGDYNNPVNDLVSGLSSWWQSVSIFAPKPTGSPNTTTEQPDAGDQDLRAPDEDQQPTRTSPAPPTTTTTTTTTTTTTETPLSLPPVPNTCPEPFRLEAESCFLILHDQRDWKSWGDAHAVCQNYGGELAAPWRLAPLQEYLSRYYSDAFWVGGRQNPNKRSSWQWLSGREVQKNEWKPGQPQKNPGKKCMFLDKWSGYHAKNFFCGEKYPFICEYRAV